Part of the Lebetimonas natsushimae genome is shown below.
ATATTTGAGCTTAAAAAAACACTTGAAGCTATAAGAGGGGATAAAAAAATTGAAAGTAAAAGTGCGGATGAAAATCTTGATGCACTTAACAAATACGGAATTGATTTGACTGCAAAAGCAAGAGCAGGTGAACTTGACCCAGTAATCGGTAGAGATGAAGAAATAAACAGAATGACTCAAATTTTAATTAGAAAAACCAAAAACAATCCGATTTTGCTCGGAGAACCTGGTGTTGGTAAAACAGCTCTTGTAGAAGGTTTGGCTCAAAGAATTGTAAAAAAAGAAGTGCCGACAAGTTTACAAAACAGAAGGATTATTGCACTTGACATGACTGCATTAATTGCCGGGGCAAAATACAGAGGTGAATTTGAAGATAGACTTAAAGCTGTTGTGGATGAGGTAAAAGCAAATCCGGATGTAATTTTATTCATAGATGAAATTCATACCATTGTAGGGGCAGGGGCTAGTGAAGGTAGCATGGATGCGGCAAATATTTTAAAACCAGCACTTGCAAGAGGAGAGCTTAGAACTATCGGTGCTACAACACTTAAAGAATATAGAAAATATTTTGAAAAAGATGCAGCTCTTCAAAGAAGATTCCAGCCAGTAATGGTAAATGAACCAAGTGTAAATGAAGCAATCAGAATCTTAAGAGGTCTTAAAGAAAGGCTAGAAGCACACCATCAGGTGTTGATTAAAGATGAAGCACTGGTTGCTGCTGCGAAATTAACAGACAGATATATTTCTGATAGATTTTTACCGGACAAAGCAATTGATGCAATTGATGAAGCTGCGGCAGAAATTAGAATGCAGATTGAATCTGAGCCATTTGAACTTGCAAAAATTAAAAGAGAAATAGAACAGTTAATGGTTGAAAAAGAAGCGCTTCAACTTGAAATTGAAAGCAGTAGCAATAAAGAAAAAATTCAAAAGAGATTACAAGAGATAGAGAAAGAACTTGCAAATCTTGAAGAAGAAAAAAGAAAACTTGAAAGCAAATTTGAAGAGGAAAAAAGAGTATTAAAATCAATAGCAGAAACCAAAGAAGAAATTGAAAAGCTTAAAACTCAGGCTGAAATTGCAAAAAGAGAAGGCGACTTTACAAAAGCTGCCGAAATTGAATACGGAAAAATCGTAGAACTCAGAAAAAAAGTGGAAGAGCTTGAGAAAAAATGGGAAGAAATGCAAAAAGAGGGAACACTTCTTAAAAATGCGGTTGATGAAGAAGCGGTTGCCGATGTTGTTAGTAAATGGACAGGAATTCCTGTTAGTAAGATGTTACAAAGCGAACTTGAAAAAATACTTCATATTGAAGATGAGCTTAAAAAATGGGTTGTTGGTCAGGATGAGGCTATTAAAGCTGTTGCTAGAGCAATTAAGAGAAACAAAGCAGGTCTTGGAGATCCAAACAGACCAATTGGTAGCTTTATGTTCTTAGGACCAACTGGGGTTGGTAAGACTGAGACAGCAAAAACATTAGCAAGATTTTTATTTGATGATGAAAAAGCAATGATAAGATTTGATATGAGTGAATATATGGATAAAATAAGTGTATCAAAATTAATCGGTGCTGCTCCTGGATATGTAGGATATGAAGAAGGCGGACAGTTAACAGAAGCTGTGAGAAGAAGACCTTACAGCGTTATTTTATTTGACGAAATTGAAAAAGCACACCCTGATGTATTTAACATATTATTACAGGTGCTTGATGACGGAAGACTTACAGATAATAAAGGTGTAACAGTCGATTTTAAAAATACTATTATTATCTTAACAAGTAACATTGCAAGCGATATTATTATGGAAATCAAAGATCCAGAAGCAAGAAAAGAAGCTGTTTGGGCAGAACTTAAAAGAAGAATGAAACCAGAATTCTTAAACAGACTTGATGATGTAGTTGTATTTAATCCACTAGGAAAAGAACAGGTTAAAGAAATTGTTGAAATATTACTTAGAAAAATTAAAGCAAGACTTGCTGAAAGAGATATTGATTTAGAATTAAGCGAAAATGCAAAAGATTTTATCGCAGAAGTCGGATTTGACCCGGTATTTGGTGCAAGACCATTAAAAAGAGCAATGGCTGAAGTTATTGAAGATACATTGGCAGAACTTATTCTTGAAGGAAAAGTTAAAGACGGAGATAAAATAGAATTTGATATAGACGGAGATTTCGTAGTAGTTAAATCAAATGGTCAGGAAGTAGGAAGATACCACAAATAATTTTAACCCCTCTGCGGGGTATATGAAATAGTTAATTTTTTGTAAATTTTCCTCTGTTTTTTCATTCTTTTTCTTGAAATGAATAAATGTTTACTTTTGGTGTTATTTTTGTTAATATAACCTTAAAAAAGGCTTGGAAAATGTACTATTTTTTATACGGGCTACACATTGTATTATTCTTCAGTTACGGAGTATTTTTTCTGCAATTTATTAAATCTTTACAGTCGAATTTTCAAACAAAATTATTTGCAATTTTGAGTATTGTTTTTATGCTGCTCCTTTTAATTGACGGTACCAAACTTATATTATTAAATCCTGTTGTCGCAAAAAGCGGTGTTTGGCTTCATGTAAAACTTTCTGTTTTTATATTTGTAATGCTTG
Proteins encoded:
- a CDS encoding ATP-dependent Clp protease ATP-binding subunit; its protein translation is MEKLFEKLTNQMMEAIESGLSLALHNKNPEVHPLHVVWGLITNTNTVLNQAFNKMGVDKTAIELEIKSAVDNLPKVDNITKESIRIGRELIQSLQNAEALATRFGDKYIAVDTWLIANLDSFKDTIGKYVDIFELKKTLEAIRGDKKIESKSADENLDALNKYGIDLTAKARAGELDPVIGRDEEINRMTQILIRKTKNNPILLGEPGVGKTALVEGLAQRIVKKEVPTSLQNRRIIALDMTALIAGAKYRGEFEDRLKAVVDEVKANPDVILFIDEIHTIVGAGASEGSMDAANILKPALARGELRTIGATTLKEYRKYFEKDAALQRRFQPVMVNEPSVNEAIRILRGLKERLEAHHQVLIKDEALVAAAKLTDRYISDRFLPDKAIDAIDEAAAEIRMQIESEPFELAKIKREIEQLMVEKEALQLEIESSSNKEKIQKRLQEIEKELANLEEEKRKLESKFEEEKRVLKSIAETKEEIEKLKTQAEIAKREGDFTKAAEIEYGKIVELRKKVEELEKKWEEMQKEGTLLKNAVDEEAVADVVSKWTGIPVSKMLQSELEKILHIEDELKKWVVGQDEAIKAVARAIKRNKAGLGDPNRPIGSFMFLGPTGVGKTETAKTLARFLFDDEKAMIRFDMSEYMDKISVSKLIGAAPGYVGYEEGGQLTEAVRRRPYSVILFDEIEKAHPDVFNILLQVLDDGRLTDNKGVTVDFKNTIIILTSNIASDIIMEIKDPEARKEAVWAELKRRMKPEFLNRLDDVVVFNPLGKEQVKEIVEILLRKIKARLAERDIDLELSENAKDFIAEVGFDPVFGARPLKRAMAEVIEDTLAELILEGKVKDGDKIEFDIDGDFVVVKSNGQEVGRYHK